The following are from one region of the Nicotiana tomentosiformis chromosome 7, ASM39032v3, whole genome shotgun sequence genome:
- the LOC104097413 gene encoding 3,9-dihydroxypterocarpan 6A-monooxygenase-like: MAMNTLLLLIICLVSALIIVQSFIKNLKQSNKKIQHQPPSPLALPIIGHMYLLGSVLHQSFQKLALRYGPFMLIRAGASSSYIVSNGAIAKEIFKTNDVNFAARPEFGSSEYQIYKDTLFSTLDYTKYWIFMKKICMTEILSPQQITKFADVRKEEMMKLLEFFAECSEQGEACDVGNQLMAMTNNLICRLTMSTRTSTNVNESAEIREIAKGITLLSGQLSLGEVFGPLKKYDLLGAGRKVKALLLTFDKFMDGIIEKHEEERRAGSKDRKDMMDILLEIADDKSTEMKLTRNGIKGLFLDLFLGGTDTTSVALQWALAELLNHPKAIKKLQQEIDRIVGVKNRLVEDSDIQNLPYLQAVVKETLRLHPSLPLVFRKCREDCVINGYKILKDSRLVVNLYAVNRDSNAWADADEFVPERYLNLNENLAIEPDELEAIKDGQNFCYVPFGGGRRGCPGAGLAAAVLHRTLGAMIQCFDWKIKDAETLNMEQGAGFSAAMVYPLVCYPVMRVKKDSLAAYRQSNYPDTNISG; this comes from the exons ATGGCAATGAATACTTTGCTTTTGTTAATCATCTGCTTAGTATCTGCTCTAATAATAGTTCAATCATTTATCAAGAATCTCAAACAATCAAACAAGAAAATCCAACATCAACCTCCTAGCCCGTTAGCATTACCAATCATCGGTCATATGTATCTTCTTGGTTCAGTGTTACACCAATCCTTTCAGAAATTAGCATTGCGCTATGGGCCATTCATGTTGATCCGTGCTGGTGCATCATCGTCATATATAGTGTCAAATGGCGCCATAGCAAAAGAAATTTTTAAGACTAATGATGTCAATTTTGCTGCTAGGCCAGAATTTGGCTCATCAGAGTACCAAATTTACAAAGACACCTTGTTTTCCACTTTGGATTATACCAAGTATTGGATTTTTATGAAGAAAATTTGTATGACAGAGATTCTCTCCCCTCAGCAGATAACTAAATTTGCTGATGTTAGGAAGGAGGAAATGATGAAATTGTTGGAATTTTTCGCGGAGTGTTCAGAACAAGGGGAGGCTTGTGATGTTGGAAATCAACTTATGGCTATGACAAATAATCTTATTTGTAGGCTGACTATGAGCACCAGAACCTCAACTAATGTCAATGAGAGCGCGGAGATAAGAGAAATCGCTAAGGGAATAACATTACTTTCAGGGCAATTGAGCTTAGGTGAAGTGTTTGGTCCTTTGAAGAAATATGATCTTCTTGGAGCTGGAAGAAAGGTCAAAGCTTTGTTGCTTACGTTTGATAAGTTTATGGATGGGATCATCGAGAAACACGAAGAGGAAAGGCGCGCTGGAAGTAAAGACAGGAAAGATATGATGGATATTCTTCTGGAAATTGCAGATGATAAAAGCACTGAGATGAAGCTCACTAGAAATGGCATCAAGGGTCTTTTCTTG GATCTGTTCTTGGGAGGAACTGATACAACAAGTGTGGCTTTGCAATGGGCACTCGCGGAGCTGCTGAACCATCCAAAGGCAATAAAGAAGCTGCAGCAAGAGATTGACAGAATTGTTGGGGTGAAAAACAGACTGGTTGAGGATTCAGATATACAAAATCTTCCTTATCTGCAAGCTGTTGTCAAGGAAACTCTAAGATTACATCCTTCATTGCCCTTAGTATTTCGAAAATGCAGGGAAGATTGTGTGATCAATGGTTACAAAATACTTAAAGATTCTAGGCTTGTGGTCAACCTTTACGCGGTTAATAGGGACTCAAATGCATGGGCTGATGCAGATGAGTTTGTGCCAGAGAGATATCTTAACTTGAACGAGAACCTCGCGATCGAGCCTGATGAATTGGAGGCCATTAAAGATGGCCAGAACTTCTGTTATGTGCCATTTGGTGGAGGAAGGAGAGGATGCCCTGGTGCTGGACTTGCAGCAGCAGTGTTGCATAGGACACTTGGTGCAATGATCCAATGTTTTGATTGGAAAATTAAAGATGCAGAAACACTTAATATGGAACAAGGAGCTGGATTTTCTGCTGCCATGGTTTATCCTTTGGTTTGTTATCCTGTTATGCGTGTAAAAAAGGACAGTCTGGCAGCCTATAGGCAGTCTAACTACCCTGATACAAACATCAGTGGCTGA
- the LOC104096166 gene encoding 2-alkenal reductase (NADP(+)-dependent)-like — protein sequence MATGGVAPVEVENREWYVASYAPTGIPNSEHLKQRTVSLSLREDSIPDGHVAFQVLYVSIDPYVRTQLSGLDDGLSLPQIPLGQVIRALGMGKVIQSKDTKFSEGDIVLSRICPVSEFGVMPSNLLQKITPAIGIALPDYLSCLGMPGITAWVGIEKIGNAKAGSNVYISAAAGGVGIIAGQLAKVKGCRVVGSVGSDDKVKLLKEECGYDDAFNYRVETDYDAALTKYFPNGIDVYFDNVGGKMLEAVLNHVNHGARIALCGMISEYNKVWTEREGVRNLLNMVGKEVMMKGFMVGSYYNHFEEFIKEMEVYLKEGKIKSKHKIYNGIESFLESLASLFSSSNVGKVILQVTP from the exons ATGGCTACAGGTGGTGTTGCGCCGGTGGAGGTGGAGAATAGAGAGTGGTATGTTGCTAGTTATGCACCAACGGGTATTCCCAATTCTGAGCATCTTAAGCAACGTACTGTGAGTTTATCGTTGAGAGAGGATTCCATTCCAGATGGACATGTGGCATTCCAAGTCCTCTATGTCTCCATTGATCCATATGTACGCACTCAATTGAGTGGTCTAGATGATGGCCTCTCTCTTCCTCAGATTCCACTTGGCCAG GTGATAAGAGCATTAGGAATGGGGAAGGTAATTCAATCTAAGGACACCAAGTTTTCAGAGGGAGATATAGTACTTAGCCGTATTTGCCCTGTTTCAGAATTTGGTGTTATGCCCTCAAATTTGCTTCAGAAGATTACTCCTGCAATTGGGATTGCGTTGCCCGATTATCTTAGTTgcttag GAATGCCTGGTATAACTGCGTGGGTGGGCATAGAAAAGATAGGAAATGCTAAAGCGGGATCGAATGTGTACATATCGGCTGCAGCGGGAGGAGTTGGAATTATAGCTGGACAACTAGCCAAAGTAAAAGGGTGTCGAGTTGTTGGAAGTGTTGGTTCAGATGATAAG GTGAAGCTATTGAAAGAAGAATGTGGCTACGACGATGCTTTTAATTACCGTGTAGAGACAGATTATGATGCTGCATTAACCAA ATATTTCCCAAATGGGATTGACGTTTATTTTGATAATGTTGGTGGTAAAATGCTTGAGGCTGTTCTTAATCATGTCAACCACGGAGCTCGTATTGCACTTTGTGGGATGATATCCGAGTACAACAAG GTTTGGACAGAAAGAGAAGGGGTTCGGAACCTATTGAACATGGTGGGTAAAGAAGTTATGATGAAAGGGTTTATGGTAGGTTCATATTATAACCACTTTGAGGAATTCATAAAAGAGATGGAAGTTTACTTGAAAGAGGGCAAAATAAAATCCAAACACAAAATCTACAATGGTATTGAGAGTTTTTTGGAGAGTTTAGCATCTCTATTTTCTAGCTCTAATGTCGGAAAAGTAATTCTTCAAGTAACTCCTTAA